One Yimella lutea DNA window includes the following coding sequences:
- a CDS encoding DUF5701 family protein encodes MRSDVLGNLGRDLGAARHGERTTLTEVVLDVDDDQRASHDNEGIASSPRAREHLGERERRDAPKLGWCWANNRYSWLGFASAAERIRRRCGRSQERADSS; translated from the coding sequence CTGCGCTCTGACGTACTCGGCAATCTCGGACGCGACCTGGGTGCCGCCCGCCACGGCGAGCGAACCACCCTCACAGAAGTCGTTCTGGACGTCGACGATGATCAGCGCGCGAGTCATGACAACGAGGGTATTGCGTCATCGCCTCGTGCGCGGGAACACCTCGGCGAACGCGAGCGCCGCGACGCACCGAAGCTCGGTTGGTGCTGGGCGAACAACCGTTACTCCTGGCTGGGATTCGCCTCTGCTGCCGAACGCATCCGACGTCGGTGCGGCCGATCTCAGGAGCGTGCGGACTCGTCCTGA
- a CDS encoding isochorismatase family protein, giving the protein MTRALIIVDVQNDFCEGGSLAVAGGTQVASEIAEYVRAQGDDYTTIVATADWHIDPGTHWSDSPDFVDSWPVHCEVGTAGADFRPEVLPAIERTDRTFRKGEYEAAYSGFEGKSEDDGALVDWLRSREISSVDVCGIATDFCVKATALDAKAAGFDTTVLLDLTAGVSSSTTADALRALRDNEVGLTGTPVVRS; this is encoded by the coding sequence ATGACTCGCGCGCTGATCATCGTCGACGTCCAGAACGACTTCTGTGAGGGTGGTTCGCTCGCCGTGGCGGGCGGCACCCAGGTCGCGTCCGAGATTGCCGAGTACGTCAGAGCGCAGGGCGACGACTACACGACGATCGTGGCGACGGCCGACTGGCACATCGACCCTGGCACCCACTGGTCCGACTCCCCCGACTTCGTCGACAGTTGGCCGGTGCACTGCGAGGTGGGCACGGCAGGAGCCGACTTCAGGCCGGAGGTGCTGCCCGCGATCGAGCGCACCGACCGCACGTTCCGCAAGGGCGAGTACGAAGCGGCCTACAGCGGGTTCGAGGGCAAGAGCGAGGACGACGGGGCACTTGTCGACTGGCTGCGTTCGCGCGAAATCTCATCCGTGGACGTATGCGGCATTGCCACCGACTTCTGCGTCAAGGCAACCGCACTGGATGCCAAGGCCGCCGGCTTCGACACCACCGTACTGCTCGACCTCACCGCCGGCGTTTCATCCAGCACTACTGCGGACGCCTTGAGAGCGTTGCGCGACAACGAAGTCGGCCTGACCGGCACCCCCGTCGTCCGAAGCTGA
- a CDS encoding bifunctional metallophosphatase/5'-nucleotidase, which produces MSDKLQTTRRQMLGMAVVGGAGLFAASAPSAEAKPNGARLTVLGTTDLHGNIFNWDYFKNAEYDDRTHNDIGAAKCSTLIKAMRQERGADSCITLDAGDTIQGTPLAYYYAKIDPITKGSTHPMALAMNEIGYDAAAMGNHEFNYGLDTLDEFRRQVNFPMLCANALDWNTRRPVYPSYVIKTVKLKGHKPIRVGIVGLVTPGVSIWDKAIVDGKLRFNGIVEQAKVVIPQVKRAGADVVIVSAHSGADTSSSWGDALPYLENASSVLAEEVPDIDAILVGHAHKEIPQRYVTNKATGKQVLLSEPLYWGMRVTVMDLDLVKVRGQWQVQSSSATLLNANIVPEDPKVAALVRPAHQKVLAYVNGVIGTSKVAMSAATSRYEDTPAIDFINYVQAKAVQDALVGTPYMNLPVLSIAAPFNKAAAIPAGEVTVRDVAGLYIFDNTLMAITLTGKQIRAYLETSAQYFKQVSGTGPFTADQVTNASTPQAPSGTPDYNYDIMAGLDERLTYDIDIASAPGNRIRNLEYGAEPLVDEATFVIAINNYRASGGGSFPGVTTAPVIYNQQVEIRQLLIDWVTANKVIDPALFASDDWRLVSGSTAITVTE; this is translated from the coding sequence ATGTCCGACAAGTTGCAGACCACCCGCCGTCAGATGCTCGGAATGGCGGTGGTCGGCGGTGCCGGCTTGTTCGCCGCGTCCGCGCCGTCCGCTGAGGCCAAGCCGAACGGCGCTCGCCTCACCGTGCTCGGCACCACCGACCTGCACGGCAACATCTTCAACTGGGACTACTTCAAGAACGCCGAGTACGACGACCGCACCCACAACGACATCGGCGCCGCCAAGTGCTCGACGTTGATCAAGGCGATGCGGCAGGAGCGGGGCGCCGACTCCTGCATCACGCTCGACGCGGGTGACACGATCCAGGGAACGCCGCTCGCGTATTACTACGCGAAGATCGACCCGATCACCAAGGGGTCGACCCACCCGATGGCGTTGGCGATGAACGAGATCGGGTACGACGCCGCGGCGATGGGTAACCACGAGTTCAACTACGGACTCGACACGTTGGACGAGTTCCGTCGCCAGGTGAACTTCCCGATGCTCTGCGCGAACGCCCTCGACTGGAACACCCGTCGTCCGGTGTACCCGAGTTACGTCATCAAGACGGTGAAGCTGAAGGGGCACAAGCCGATTCGTGTCGGCATCGTCGGTCTGGTGACGCCCGGTGTGTCTATCTGGGACAAGGCGATCGTCGACGGCAAACTGCGGTTCAACGGGATCGTCGAGCAGGCCAAAGTCGTCATCCCGCAGGTGAAGCGGGCGGGTGCGGACGTCGTCATCGTGTCGGCCCACTCCGGTGCCGACACCTCGTCCTCCTGGGGTGACGCGTTGCCGTACCTGGAGAACGCGTCCTCGGTGCTGGCCGAAGAAGTGCCGGACATCGACGCGATCCTCGTCGGGCACGCACACAAGGAGATCCCGCAGCGTTACGTCACCAACAAGGCGACCGGCAAGCAGGTCCTGCTCTCCGAGCCGCTGTACTGGGGCATGCGGGTGACGGTCATGGACCTTGACCTGGTGAAGGTGCGCGGCCAGTGGCAGGTCCAGTCGTCGTCGGCAACTCTGTTGAATGCCAACATTGTTCCCGAAGACCCGAAGGTCGCTGCCCTCGTCCGCCCGGCCCACCAGAAGGTGCTCGCCTACGTCAACGGTGTGATCGGCACCAGCAAGGTCGCGATGTCCGCGGCAACCTCGCGCTACGAGGACACACCGGCGATCGACTTCATCAACTACGTGCAGGCGAAGGCGGTGCAGGACGCGCTCGTCGGTACGCCGTACATGAACCTGCCGGTGCTGTCGATCGCCGCCCCGTTCAACAAGGCTGCGGCCATTCCGGCCGGTGAGGTCACCGTCCGCGACGTCGCGGGCCTGTACATCTTCGACAACACCCTGATGGCGATCACGTTGACCGGCAAGCAGATTCGGGCCTATCTCGAGACGTCGGCTCAGTACTTCAAGCAGGTCTCGGGCACCGGTCCGTTCACCGCCGACCAGGTCACGAACGCGTCCACGCCGCAGGCTCCGAGCGGCACGCCCGACTACAACTACGACATCATGGCCGGCCTGGACGAGCGCCTCACCTACGACATCGACATCGCGTCCGCTCCCGGCAACCGCATCCGCAACCTCGAGTACGGCGCAGAACCGTTGGTCGACGAAGCGACCTTCGTCATCGCGATCAACAACTACCGCGCCTCCGGCGGCGGCAGCTTCCCGGGAGTCACCACGGCGCCGGTGATCTACAACCAGCAGGTCGAGATCCGACAGTTGCTCATCGACTGGGTCACCGCGAACAAGGTCATCGACCCGGCGCTGTTCGCCTCGGACGACTGGCGCCTGGTCTCAGGCTCGACCGCGATCACCGTCACCGAATAG
- a CDS encoding homogentisate 1,2-dioxygenase has protein sequence MAFYRSQGSVPPKRHTQHRNADGDLYYEELMGEEGFSSDSSLLYHRYIPSAISDARDWPLTDALRTTPNHPLLPRHLKLHDLFGPDQEGVDVVTGRRLVLGNADVRISYVVADAPSPWYRNGIGDECVYIERGGARVETVFGAFTVGQGDYMLIPRATTHRWIPLTEGDEGFVEPLRAYPIEANSHIAPPKRYLSKFGQLLEHAPFCERDLRGPQGPLLAEDIGAEPSESTEVYIKHRGSTGIVGTVYTYPFHPLDVVGWDGCLYPYAFNVDDFEPITGRVHQPPPVHQVFEGHNFVICNFVPRKVDYHPLAIPVPYYHSNVDSDEVMFYVDGDYEARKGSGIGRGSISLHPGGHAHGPQPGATEKSIGVEAFDELAVMVDTFRPLELGEAGQAVDDGKYAWSWIGGRINTPVE, from the coding sequence GTGGCTTTCTACCGGTCCCAGGGCTCGGTGCCCCCGAAGCGGCACACCCAGCACCGCAACGCCGACGGCGACCTCTACTACGAGGAGTTGATGGGTGAGGAGGGGTTCTCCTCCGATTCCTCGTTGCTGTATCACCGCTACATCCCGTCGGCGATCAGCGATGCCCGCGACTGGCCACTGACCGACGCGCTGCGCACCACACCGAACCATCCGCTGTTGCCGAGGCATCTCAAGCTGCACGACCTGTTCGGTCCCGACCAGGAGGGCGTCGACGTCGTCACCGGTCGCCGGCTCGTGCTCGGCAACGCCGACGTGCGCATCTCCTACGTCGTCGCCGATGCACCGAGCCCCTGGTACCGCAACGGCATCGGTGACGAATGCGTGTACATCGAGCGCGGTGGCGCCCGCGTCGAGACCGTGTTCGGTGCTTTCACGGTCGGCCAGGGCGACTACATGCTGATCCCGCGGGCGACCACACACCGCTGGATCCCGCTGACTGAGGGCGACGAAGGTTTCGTCGAACCGCTGCGCGCCTACCCGATCGAAGCCAACTCCCACATCGCGCCGCCCAAGCGCTACCTGTCCAAGTTCGGTCAGCTGCTGGAGCACGCGCCGTTCTGTGAGCGGGACCTGCGCGGGCCGCAGGGGCCTCTGCTCGCCGAGGACATCGGCGCCGAACCGTCCGAGTCCACCGAGGTCTACATCAAGCACCGCGGCTCGACCGGCATCGTCGGCACCGTCTACACCTATCCCTTCCACCCGCTCGACGTCGTCGGCTGGGACGGCTGCCTCTACCCGTACGCGTTCAATGTCGACGACTTCGAACCGATCACCGGACGCGTCCACCAGCCGCCGCCCGTCCACCAGGTGTTCGAGGGCCACAACTTCGTCATCTGCAACTTCGTGCCGCGCAAGGTCGACTACCACCCCTTGGCGATCCCGGTGCCGTACTACCACTCGAACGTCGACAGCGACGAGGTCATGTTCTACGTCGACGGCGACTACGAAGCGCGCAAGGGATCGGGGATCGGCAGGGGTTCGATCTCGCTGCACCCGGGTGGTCACGCGCACGGCCCGCAGCCGGGTGCAACCGAGAAGTCGATCGGGGTCGAAGCGTTCGACGAACTCGCTGTCATGGTCGACACGTTCCGTCCGCTCGAACTCGGAGAAGCCGGCCAGGCGGTCGACGACGGCAAATATGCCTGGAGTTGGATCGGCGGACGGATCAATACGCCGGTCGAGTAG